CGCTGCGGGCGTCGGCGCGCGCGCAACTCAGGCGGCAGCGCTACCACGTCGCCCACGCCCAAGGGCTCCGGCCTGATCGCCGAGTTCCCTACAGGGTTCGCGCCGTTGGTCTCCTTCTCCGTTATACGGCCGTACACCTCGTCTAAATGTGCGTACTTCATGATGAGactttgtatttcttttcgTCTAGTTTCGCGTTCGGTAAGCGCGCGGTCGCCTACGGGTGTCTTGTCGTCGTCCTCGTCGCTGGACGGGAAGTAAATCTGCTTCTGCCTCCCGGCCTCCCTGGCAGGCGAAGAAGCCGGGGTTCTGGTCGCGTGAGGCTTGCTCTCGCCGCCTTGCTGCAGGGGCGACACGAGGTCGCGCGCCGCCGGCTGTATGTTAATATCGACGGGGCGCAACGATAACTTTCCACCTCTTTTCTCGTCACTTTTTTCCGCTCGAAGCGATCTTCTTTGATGTCGACGATAAACGCTATCTCTGTCCTTCCCGAGACGATCTCTGATTGAGACATCGAAGCCATTTTTGATGTCGTTCCTATCGATGTGTTTATGTCCCGACGATAATCGTCGATCGGCCGTATTTCTGAAGGGGGTTTTATCTCTCGTCTTTTCGCGCGAATATATGTTCCGTTTGAAAGAATTTTCACCGAACACGGCAGTCGTGAGGCTTCTCATCAGGCCCCGGGGCACTATCGGCTCGGGTTCCAGAGTTTTATCGCGATCCTCCTTCTCTTTCCGAGCTCTTTCTTTTTTCTGTATCGCAATTTTATCCAGCACAGAGGAATACTTATCTTCCAAACGACTGCGCGTGCTGCCAAGCATAAGTGTAGGATctatattattgttgtttgcTTCCTTGAGAGGGTATCGTTTGGTGAACGGCGATGATTGATTGTCTTTCAAATGTGCTCTGCGGAATGAGTCACTGCGAGCGAGAGCGCTAATACCGGAGCTAGTGTGTAAAGGTGATGTATCGATACGAGGCTTGGTCGCCGCGAGGTAGCTTGGATACGCTCGCTCGTCGTTCAATTTCCGCATAGAGCTGGACAATCCGGACGTGAGAGACGTGTAAGGAGAGATATGGCTATTGTTATCATACCGACGAACGTTGGTGAGTGTCGAGTTTTTAGCTAGTATTTTGTCGTCGTAACGAGTTCGCGCGGCGTGGAGCTTAGTATCGATGACGGCGTCGTTTTTCTCCGATGGTCCGCGCCTCGTCAGTCGGTTTATGAAACTGGAGTAGCCATCCGACAGTAGCTGAGTCACGCTCGAGGTGGATGAGCGCCCGTAGCGCTGACGCCGCGGGCTGGTCGTGCCGGCGCCACCTGCGCTCGCGCCTGCCATCTCTACGCACTCACTAATTACAACACCGAATCACTTTAACCGGGGTATACACATCACATAACATTTTTCCACCATCATAATTCAACACGCAGTGGGTGTTACATGTTTTCATGGGGCCGGCAGTGGAGTTGTGCCGGAGGCGTACGGTTTGCCGGCGGATGTTATACTGGGCGTACTCTGAACCGGGAGCGTACCGCCGCGCTGGCGGGATTTTAGAAAGATCAGTAGCGCAGGCGAGTGCGGCCGTCGGTGCCAAGTAATGGTCGTGGACTAAAAATATCGGCAACCCGTGGGAGCGCCCTCCCGCGCACTCCGAGGTGCCGCCGCGTGCGCATTTCGTCGCATTAGCCGCTGCTTCGCGATTTAATACGCGTCTTTATATACACCTAAAGAGATATTTGTGTACATCGAATGGACTTCTCTAATGTTTGTCTTCAATATGATAACGACTATAAAAACCGaattatgttttcaattttgaaaACCATGTCAAGGtggtattaatatttaacacataCACGTCAAAATGAGATGACCCCAAAAACATATTCGAAACTACTTTAGCCTATTGCTTATCTTCCTAATGTTAAGTAAAGCAAGTAAGAACTTTAgtcgattaaataaaaagaatctGGTTTTTCTGCGGTAGATGTATGCGATTCCTTTCTCCGAATGTCGAGCCCGAGCGCCAAGACAATTCTGTCAATACGCGCTCAGTAAATGGGTTAGTGGGTGAACAATGCGTTGCGTGCGCGCACTGAGAACTCCACGCGTACTTGTTATTAATCATCACACTTTGGCTATCGCATGTGAAGCTTCGGGTCAATCTTAATCTTGATAAATCTAGCATAATCACTAACAAGTCTACTCTTATCTGTTCATAGCACGATCGTGCACAAAAGCGTGCTGTAAAATAGCTCTAAATCATGACTACTCTTCGTGTCTTCTTAtcattataatgtaaacaaattttatttgttcgtCGTTCTTTATCTCTGTCTGGTGTTTCATagtgttatttattgatttcgCCGTTCAAACTGAGTGCAACTCGTGCTCAGCTTCACAATGGATACGTCTGTATCGGCACAATGTTGTCAGCCGAGGCGACGTACGGCGCAACGTAACGGAAACGCTCATGAAATATCAAACATTCCCCGCGCTGTATTTGTACGAGTCAAAATTGTTGCAACCACGTTTTACTCAATAGATGTTTCTGCAGACCTGGCACTTCACTTTCAATGTATTTGTTcgcgaaattcaaattttcaaaattgaatgcatgtattttacaaaaaagtaaaaaacgaACACAAGATGCTTATCAAATGTTACCTCCGGGGATCCGAAATCATCTGTCAatgttagtataaaaaaatcaacaacttTCTTAACCACTTTGAGTAAACTAAACGATTTCATGATTTAATCACAGAACAggaaactaaaacaaaatgtcaatATGTAATTAACGATGCACAAACAGCGGTTGGATTTGTTTCATAGCAGTTTGTACGACGGTCGGCCGTGCACTATCAGCTGTTGAGATTCGTCAAGGATCGCTAAACGCGGTCGGGGTGCAGGTAAAGATCGCCGGCCTGCCATTGGTCCGCGGACCCCGTCGGTAATACCGTTAGGGTACAAGCCTTACAacctttttcttttgttaaaataatatacatatccCTTTATACTAAgtcaattaaaacatattcaaaATTCTAATGAAACGGTTAAGATTCTCGATTGCGATTAAAGTATTTGTAGCATACTCGGTAAAGTATTTTCTTATAACATTCTCATAATAGGGAAAAACTACGTAGAGTACTGACCTTGCTCGCTATACGAGTAAAGGCACCGTCCACATCGAAAAGTACTTCGGCGACTACGTTAAGGAGTTTGGCGACATCGTGCCACTTACAGCCGTGGTCTTTGAGGAATCGCTTGTAGAGTTCATAAAAGGATGAGAAGCGCAGGGGCTCGCGGACGCGGTCTGGCTTCAGGGCCAGCTCGGCCATGGCGCTAGCAGCGGTACGCGCACGTAAAAGCGGACGCGAGGCGGCTGAGCGGCTGCACGCCGGGGACGCGACTGTGCTGGCGTAAGCGGCAGCGTGCACACACTAACCGATGTTTTGGTTTCGTACacagattatattttaaaatattgctttataTGGGAGAAATGAACGATTGTGAAGTACGTTTGTATTAGCTCGCTCCCAAACTTCGACTGACAGAACTTCCTTTGCGGCAAACCAATTAAAAGATGGCGAAGCAAACGACGGCAACAATTTAATGGAAGCTTCGGTTCTAACAGGATTTATCCGCGTGATTCCTGCGCAACACATGCTCTCCTTAACAAGTATCACAATACTACCAACAAAAATACGTATTTAATATCCTAGTTGTGTAATTGGTACtcaagatatttataaagtataagttttttattttttacaaactgaTAATCAATTTATCAAAAGTGATGATTGCGTGTCATGTCACCAGCACCATAGTTGCTTGGattatgttacataaataataaatattatcgaAAAAGAATTTGTTCATGTTTTATCAGTCTCTGTATAGTTTTATCTTATTACCAGAAAGGGGCGGGGATATGCGGTCAACAGCCAATGACTTGTACAAGCGTTAGTTTCGGTTCGAATTTGAACCCGGAACCGAACGTTGAAGAAATAAGTCACCCGATTGTTGAGACACGCGGTCGCCACGCTTTGACTTCTATAAATAGTGCAAACTAATCAGCAGCTTTGTAGCGGATtcagaaaatatgaaaatatttaaaaattgttgtcGGTTTAACTTGGACCACTTTTTTTCGCCCTCTTGATGATTaactcaaaattataattacaaaagcatttgaaatttttctttttaaaatggaTGTCATAAtagcattttatttcaagtaagAATCCATAGCTATGAGTAATCATGAGTAACTTCTACTAAATCAATTGGACAACAATTTCAAGCGGACTATGATAGCGTGTCGCAATGACTGCGTGTTCATTCAAGGAGAGAATactataatgataaaattggtaattatttaataacaagacgacgaagaataaataaagcaaGATAAGTTAGCAAGGGACAGTTGATAAGGACGAGTTCACATTAATTAATGAACTGATACagtgaaataaattgtatcaTCACATGGACGCGCGGGCATTGACACTGCGACGCTTCACATTTGTATACTTAACTTAGCAtagttatttgtttgtattgacattgagaataaattttttgtagtgatagttttgtataactcaagtaatgaaaaacatttaaaggtCGATAACAAATGCACCCAAACAATTACGAAGGACTATCTTTTTAACTAATGACTCTGAGACGAGTTACTTAACTACTGATCATAAGTCTGCTTTGTAAGCCGTGACTTCTTAATCTCCAGATAACATTGAAGGTGTGTTTTGGctattttgttaatgtttacGATTATTATGCATTCGtaagttttgtttagtttGTCTAGCAGACGTTTCGAAGCTACAACATATCGATGTGCTTGGCACATTAGTGAGAGGGCAAGGTCTCCGGAAGGGGCGCGCATTAACAGACAGGTGGGCTATGGGCTACAAGACTTAGTTCTCCGCATTAATCAGTCCATATCTCGACGTCCGAGCCGGCCGTGGATTAACGGCTTTCCAGTATCGCGTGAACTTGACCTCTGCATATACTATGTTACTTTTATAGTGCAGTTGTGaatgtaacaaacataaatccaTGATTAAATTATCTACTAGCTGTTGTCCGCGAATTCGCCTGCTTCCAATTTACAGCAGCAACATCTATCTCTTTTCCAAATGTTATCCAAATGTTACGTGGAAAAATACAGCAAAATATACATCCATCCGAAATTTCGCATgtgtaatattagtaggattaaAATATACGACGAATTGGGGAAGAAAATAACACTATGTTATAGAAATGTAACAAATCTTAGTTACTGCTAGACATTTTATGGGCACTGTATTAGACTAATTCACAAGACAGTATAACAAATAGTTCGAGTTGAAAAAGTATCCTGTAAACTGACAATCTCTTTTTTATCTCAATACCTCTAACAATCGATCCTGgctttttataatcaaatctTTATACCTCGACTATCAATATGCATtttgcaaataataattattaatatgtataatattaacaaaattgcaGTGTCTGTAAcatcgcaaaaaaaaaaatatttcgtacagGTGACGTATTTGCGATGCTGATAACTAAagactaatttttaaaattgttgtctATTTGTCAGTCTGCAAAGCTACGTTTGGTACGGATGATCTCCAGAATGGACGGTAaattcgcgggcgaccgctagtatttttataaaagtaaaacacacaaactataaaatatattagtcCACGTTACGTGTAactcaatataatattagtttaaatcGCTTAGTACTTTTTGCgctaagttaaattattactaagaCTTAAACGGTTTTACCGGTTAGCCGATATCGAGTCTTTTATCGgagtaaaataattgtaaaaaccTAGCACTTCCGTAACAATTATTACACGGAATATGGGGAAGTGGAAAAATCTGTGTAAATGTCAACTAACAGTCATCAGTGTcaatttgttgtttattttatcactaacaacttttattagcattttttaaatcatgaaTCATGTAATGTTACATTCTATGCAGGCGCCATGTCCATGCAAGGATATATTGAATCagtgttgtttttattatctcttattactttttataaaatggtcTATCGATCGATCATGATCTCAGAAACACAAAGTTTTGTAGTTGTTGTGCATAAGCCCTACGGTCCACGTCACTGTATACCCGGCAAGAACCAGTTGGAGCTGGATTTAATTTAGGAATTTCGTATCAGTCAGACAATTCGAGGCAATTGCTCGCGGCCGCCATCTAATCAGTCTCGATTAGGCAAATGTGTTAGCGTGCCTACAAGCGCACTGTTGTGATACTGCCGCTATTACATTGTTGTAGAAGCGCCGAGTTACGATGCAATGTTGTCCTCATACGGCGCCTACTTGCATAGCATAACACGTGAGTGTTGATTATTGGTGGTCGCTACGCAGAGACCAGCGCGTGAGCACGTCGACAAATAAAACCGAAAGCAAAATGGTATTGATAATgatgttgttaatttatttgcttTACTATAAACGCTAGTAGAATTTCCCAAATGTAATAAGAAAACCAGGTGTGATTTGTATTAACAGAGGATACTTTAGAAGCGCGTAATTTTTTAGCTATTTGATGGGCACCGCTCCCGCCCGTCTCCCGTACCGCCTAGGTGAAGGTGATCCCGGCTATTTCTGTGGCTTGTTCATGTTTTGCGCGGCGCGTGGCGCCATCTAGCGACCGCCATCTGAATCTCAAAGATCGCGCCAGCTGCTGCTGCTATTTCCGTCAGTTATACATCCCAAATTGTTTATCGACTTCATGCATGTGTATATGTGCCCGATACACACGCGATAATGAAATGCGGAATCGTGTTAATGGgttgtttaaatgaaaaacaattagTTCACATTGTTTATATACAGgcaatatcaatattttttattggtttAAGAGATAGCTGTAACTAATTATGATATCGCATGCAGGTTATGACAATAAAGAAAACTGGACAAAAACCACAACTGTTAATACATTATAGAGGTAGTAAACAAATTCGAGGTCCGttgttagatttttataatatcgcGAATCAGAGCATACGTTTTGAATGAATCCCTGAcctaaaataatgttaaaatagatGCGCAACGGTCTCAATGTGCCGTTGGCAGCGCATTGCGCAGTCGCTGCTTTTATTAAGTTCGCGCATATGTAATTTGATTACTTATTCGAATTTAAGTAGAGAAAAAATCAATCGAACCATATTGCCTAAATCAATTGAAAAATGTCTGACCTCGACTTCTTTGTGTTGTTTGTCAGGTTTGAGCTGTGTATTGTGAGGGGGTGGCGGCGGCGCAAAGGAGCAGGACGGCTGGGGTTCTGGAGCGCCCGCCTCGCTTGCCTTCGCGGCCGCTTGCTGGCCTGTCCGCGGGCCCCTATCCGCAGCCTTCGCCTGGCCCTCCGCGTTCTGAATGCAGATTTGAGGCACATTTTTCTGTACATTAGCACGATCGACGAGCGGCGCTGCTGCTAGCCACGCCGCCGGCACACAGGGAGGCACGGGATGTTTTTGTGAAACATTAGAAGCGCCAGCGATTACATTCCTAACACTAACAGAACTCGCTTGAGTGGAGTCACTAGGTGCGGTAGGCGGCTTATCGTTTTTGTTTACAACGGGCTCTGCTACGGCCAGAGATTTTTGCGTCTGTGTCTTTTTCGAATTAACACCGAAAGAATTCACATCAGGCAGCCCAGTAGGTACCGGAGATATTTTCGACAATGAACAATAATCCGGAATGGATGGTAATTGACTGAGGGGCACTTTGACCAAAGTTTTCTCTAAAGCCTGAACATGGGGTCCATTAAGCAGGTTCGCTTCATTTTTTGCAACACATGGAGTGGTGTCATTTTGTGCTTCTGGTATGGGGGATACGTCGTCCCTGCTTTGAGAAAAGTCTGTACTATCACCACAACTGGAGAGACTTTGCGCCAGGTCAAGAGCTGATGCCTCCTGGTAGTCGGTGGAGCAGGGTGAGGTGTCGTCGCTCGTGTCATCTCCAGCATGAGCCACCTGCGAGCTCTTACTGCTCGGTACGAATGCTAAACTAGATGTAACGTCATTAGATATGTCAGCGTTGAGGGAATCTTCGCTACAAGAGGACTCTCTATTCGCATTAGAGTCGATGTTATTACAATTGTTGTCTTCAGTTGCTGGCGCAATAACCACGGTGTCTGCAGGAGGTGGCGTTTCTTTTGATTCTTTAGTCACTTTATCACATAAATGTTTCTCACTGATGTTATTTTCCTTGGCATTTTGACGACTTTCCATATCCCTCTCCGCATTTATATGTCCATATTCGTTAGTTTCATTTTTCAAAGATTCGATTGGTGGTTCAGCCGGCAAATTCATATATTGTGGTAAAGCAAATTCCAAATCACTAAACCTCATGTATTGAATTCCGTCGTCTGTGGGAACCTCCAATTGTGGTGAATAATAGTTGTAATTTGAATTATCATGGTCGTAAACAGACCATGGGTCGTTAGACGGTATAATAGGTAATGTTTCATAGTATAATTCAGGATTTAGTTcggtattatttaaaaattcgggCTTGTAATCCCACGTTGGAACAAATGAATCTTCAAAGGCTAAATAATTATCGGGTAGCACAACCATCGACTGGTTAAGTAACGAGGGATCTAATGCAAAAGAACCATCGTAGAAGGGGTTGTTTAACACGAGCGGGGGCGGCTGCATCGGCACGCAGTCTAAGGCAACTTCAGCTTCCACAAAGTATCCTATTTTTGACAGGTCAGGTTCAGATCGTGCGAGTCTATGTGCACTCTCGATGTTTTCATCACATTGACCATGATAAACATAAGATATATCAAAACTGTGAGTCCGTCGTAACAGTGATGAAAGGTGTGGATCAGCACAAGGGTTATTCTCGAATGTATGATTGTTCGCTTGGCTGTCAAACAAGTCTTCGCACGGTACACCCACGTTGTTCATTTGTTGCAAAGCATTGGAAAGAGCACCGGGGGGGAATACGGTGTCGCAGGGTAGTGTGTCGGCCGGCAGCAGCAGCACACGCGGTAGGACCGGTGGGGGGCCACGAAAGAGCAAGTTGTCCGGCGGCGGACGCGACGGCTGCGCGGCCATGGCGGTCGGCGCGGCGGCAGGCGCGGACACGCGCTGGCCGCCCGGCTGAGCTTGGCGACTGACTGAAGGCGGCCCGCGTGACGAAGGGGAACGCAAATAGAACGGACGCAAGCGCGAGGAGGCCGCCGTTTCTCGCGTGCGACTTCATGGGAGAaggcgcacgcgcacgcgcacTATCGCGCCAAACCAGTCGGGCGCATTCGCCCAAACGGTCGCGGTGACGGTTATATATTATTCTGGTTCCGACATATGCTTACCAGTGGCACGTTCACGGTCTCTGTCgaatctttaaattaactaattttcGGGTGGACACTTCATAGTGACGATGCGAGAGCGTCGGATTACAAAAATAAGCATTCCAACCTTTCAttcatcttttaaaattagtaaccATTATGAAACGGTGGGACTCACCTGATCCGGTGGCGAGCGGGGGGAGGATTCGTCGCGGTGGTGTCTCCTCCGCCGGTGCGATGTGGGGGAGCGACGGTGATGTGATCGCTTCGAGCGCTCATTTCTCCGCCTCCACGAGTGCTCCGAGCTGTGAAATTTGCGACCGAGAGGCTGTAGGGTTAGTGAACAGGGGTAAGGGCTAAAACGTCGTTTGCGCAATATAAAGGTGAGGTCGGTGCGTCCAGGAGTCGTAATCTACTAACGTTGGAGACCGTTCTGTGTAACCGGAATGCGGGTCCACCAAGCGGTGTAGAGCATCGGTCGACGGAAGGCAACAGGCGTGCAGCAGCGCCCTGACGGCGGCCCAACGCCGTTGCCCCGTCCCTATATTTTCGATAATGTCCTAAATTTGCTGAGCGTCAAAACGGATACGcagatgtttgttacaataaacaattactCATACTTGATATAACCGCACTGTACTTCACCGCGATAGTTAGCTTAATGGCGCGCGCGCAAGTTAAGCCGTGATCTTTAGTAgtgtttttgtgttttcacGTAATGAGAGATGTAGTTGCGTCGAGTCATGACAGTTGGTCAAGGTCGATGCGGTGCGGTGCGGCCGGCGCGGCGGGCACGCGGCGGCGCGCGCTGCGGCCGCGGACGGACTAACACATAAACGCGTGCGCCCATCTCACCAACTTGTCGAGGTACATACCTCATCATTACACATTTGAAAACAGCCGGCGGGGTACTATCGCAGCCTGCGACGGAACCTATTCGCGTCATACGTAAACATATCGTATTTTACTGTTACACTCAAGCGATACTGTGCGGTGGACAAGTTTCAGTTGTTAAAACgagttttgtatataattaaatttaaattaattcacgtgaataattaacaaaaaaaaactaattatgtGAAATGTTTTAAGTGTTGATCCAGATAGAAATCAATGTTAAAGGTAACTTAATGTTGGCTGCATATGCAATTCGTCAAGACCGTTATaggtatacatacatatatgttatatactcACCAGCAAGCGAGCCATGCAATCGCTACCTCGTAGTCAATTTGACTATAGTTGGAACACAGATTTTTCAACAGAGCAAACAGCATGTCTGGTTTAGGTATAGTGATAACTGCCAAATTACAGTAACCGTAGATTCGAACACTGAGGCTAAAAAAACGACGACCATGACATCTTACGTCTTAGTTTACGAAAGAAAACGGCGTCCAGTGACTAATCACTTCGATCAATACACTTTGACGAACGACTAAAACATTGACTTGTTTTACATCAACCACTCGGACAAGAAAACATCGAATTAAGCCAGTAAGCCCGAAATTCACCACGCAaactttaagattttattagtttacaaATTTAGATTAGTTTCCGCGGCGAGGCATAGTGTATGGAAGTAATGAACGATAATTGCAACGCAGCATCGCCGACTGCGGTTGCACTGCGCAAACAACCATAATATAATTAGTCTCTAATCCGCttatatatgaattaaattgattGTTATAAGATGtttataacaacaacaaactGTAACTATACATCTCCTATTAAGTCTACTAAATTATATCCTTACTACCAACTAAAATACCAAATATATAGGTGCATATATGACTACA
Above is a genomic segment from Papilio machaon chromosome 9, ilPapMach1.1, whole genome shotgun sequence containing:
- the LOC106713208 gene encoding serine/threonine-protein kinase DCLK3 isoform X3; the protein is MAGASAGGAGTTSPRRQRYGRSSTSSVTQLLSDGYSSFINRLTRRGPSEKNDAVIDTKLHAARTRYDDKILAKNSTLTNVRRYDNNSHISPYTSLTSGLSSSMRKLNDERAYPSYLAATKPRIDTSPLHTSSGISALARSDSFRRAHLKDNQSSPFTKRYPLKEANNNNIDPTLMLGSTRSRLEDKYSSVLDKIAIQKKERARKEKEDRDKTLEPEPIVPRGLMRSLTTAVFGENSFKRNIYSREKTRDKTPFRNTADRRLSSGHKHIDRNDIKNGFDVSIRDRLGKDRDSVYRRHQRRSLRAEKSDEKRGGKLSLRPVDINIQPAARDLVSPLQQGGESKPHATRTPASSPAREAGRQKQIYFPSSDEDDDKTPVGDRALTERETRRKEIQSLIMKYAHLDEVYGRITEKETNGANPVGNSAIRPEPLGVGDVVALPPELRARRRPQRPRHLLRRAATPPSSRARSSVKDDKDGHLVYWPGYVMGARYKIIDTLGEGTFGKVVEVKDLEMEHRMALKIIKNVEKYREAAKLEINVLEKLAEVDPDCKHLCVKMLDWFEYHGHMCIAFEMLGQSVFDFLKDNNYQPYPLEQVRHISYQLIYSVLFLHENKLTHTDLKPENILFVDSDYEVVNVYNSSKKTHDLLRVKRSDVRLIDFGSATFDHEHHSTIVSTRHYRAPEVILELGWSQPCDVWSIGCIMFELHLGITLFQTHDNREHLAMMERILGPIPYRMARKTRTKYFYHGKLDWDEKSSAGRYVRENCKPLLRYMQSNNEEHRQLFELIARMLEYEPAQRITLREALAHPFFSKLPHHQRLGNDRARCNGESSRERSHSLSR
- the LOC106713208 gene encoding cyclin-dependent kinase 12 isoform X2, which translates into the protein MAAQPSRPPPDNLLFRGPPPVLPRVLLLPADTLPCDTVFPPGALSNALQQMNNVGVPCEDLFDSQANNHTFENNPCADPHLSSLLRRTHSFDISYVYHGQCDENIESAHRLARSEPDLSKIGYFVEAEVALDCVPMQPPPLVLNNPFYDGSFALDPSLLNQSMVVLPDNYLAFEDSFVPTWDYKPEFLNNTELNPELYYETLPIIPSNDPWSVYDHDNSNYNYYSPQLEVPTDDGIQYMRFSDLEFALPQYMNLPAEPPIESLKNETNEYGHINAERDMESRQNAKENNISEKHLCDKVTKESKETPPPADTVVIAPATEDNNCNNIDSNANRESSCSEDSLNADISNDVTSSLAFVPSSKSSQVAHAGDDTSDDTSPCSTDYQEASALDLAQSLSSCGDSTDFSQSRDDVSPIPEAQNDTTPCVAKNEANLLNGPHVQALEKTLVKVPLSQLPSIPDYCSLSKISPVPTGLPDVNSFGVNSKKTQTQKSLAVAEPVVNKNDKPPTAPSDSTQASSVSVRNVIAGASNVSQKHPVPPCVPAAWLAAAPLVDRANVQKNVPQICIQNAEGQAKAADRGPRTGQQAAAKASEAGAPEPQPSCSFAPPPPPHNTQLKPDKQHKEVESSRARSSVKDDKDGHLVYWPGYVMGARYKIIDTLGEGTFGKVVEVKDLEMEHRMALKIIKNVEKYREAAKLEINVLEKLAEVDPDCKHLCVKMLDWFEYHGHMCIAFEMLGQSVFDFLKDNNYQPYPLEQVRHISYQLIYSVLFLHENKLTHTDLKPENILFVDSDYEVVNVYNSSKKTHDLLRVKRSDVRLIDFGSATFDHEHHSTIVSTRHYRAPEVILELGWSQPCDVWSIGCIMFELHLGITLFQTHDNREHLAMMERILGPIPYRMARKTRTKYFYHGKLDWDEKSSAGRYVRENCKPLLRYMQSNNEEHRQLFELIARMLEYEPAQRITLREALAHPFFSKLPHHQRLGHQFSRPSFLRQ
- the LOC106713208 gene encoding cyclin-dependent kinase 12 isoform X1, which produces MAAQPSRPPPDNLLFRGPPPVLPRVLLLPADTLPCDTVFPPGALSNALQQMNNVGVPCEDLFDSQANNHTFENNPCADPHLSSLLRRTHSFDISYVYHGQCDENIESAHRLARSEPDLSKIGYFVEAEVALDCVPMQPPPLVLNNPFYDGSFALDPSLLNQSMVVLPDNYLAFEDSFVPTWDYKPEFLNNTELNPELYYETLPIIPSNDPWSVYDHDNSNYNYYSPQLEVPTDDGIQYMRFSDLEFALPQYMNLPAEPPIESLKNETNEYGHINAERDMESRQNAKENNISEKHLCDKVTKESKETPPPADTVVIAPATEDNNCNNIDSNANRESSCSEDSLNADISNDVTSSLAFVPSSKSSQVAHAGDDTSDDTSPCSTDYQEASALDLAQSLSSCGDSTDFSQSRDDVSPIPEAQNDTTPCVAKNEANLLNGPHVQALEKTLVKVPLSQLPSIPDYCSLSKISPVPTGLPDVNSFGVNSKKTQTQKSLAVAEPVVNKNDKPPTAPSDSTQASSVSVRNVIAGASNVSQKHPVPPCVPAAWLAAAPLVDRANVQKNVPQICIQNAEGQAKAADRGPRTGQQAAAKASEAGAPEPQPSCSFAPPPPPHNTQLKPDKQHKEVESSRARSSVKDDKDGHLVYWPGYVMGARYKIIDTLGEGTFGKVVEVKDLEMEHRMALKIIKNVEKYREAAKLEINVLEKLAEVDPDCKHLCVKMLDWFEYHGHMCIAFEMLGQSVFDFLKDNNYQPYPLEQVRHISYQLIYSVLFLHENKLTHTDLKPENILFVDSDYEVVNVYNSSKKTHDLLRVKRSDVRLIDFGSATFDHEHHSTIVSTRHYRAPEVILELGWSQPCDVWSIGCIMFELHLGITLFQTHDNREHLAMMERILGPIPYRMARKTRTKYFYHGKLDWDEKSSAGRYVRENCKPLLRYMQSNNEEHRQLFELIARMLEYEPAQRITLREALAHPFFSKLPHHQRLGNDRARCNGESSRERSHSLSR